The genomic segment GATTATATAGATAAATATTTTAAACAGTATCCGGGAATCAAAGAATATATGGATGAGACAATAGAATATGCAAAAACTCACGGGTATGTAAAAAATTTATTTGGCAGAAAGTGTTATATTAATGGTATTAATGATAAAAATTATTCTATGCGGGGATTCGCCGAACGTGCTGCAATTAATGCCCCTCTGCAAAGTGGTAATGCCGATATAATTAAGAAAGCAATGGTGCATATGCCTGAGTCAATTCAAGATTATATGGTTTTACAAATTCATGATGAACTGTTGTTTGAAATTCCGGAAAATAAACTTGAGGAATATTCTAAAACTATAAAAAGAGTAATGGAAGGTGCATGCAAAATAAGCGTCCCTCTGGAGGTGGAGGTTCACTCTGCACGCAATTGGGGGAAATGAGATTCTATATAAAAAATAATATTATTCTGATTACCCAATTGAAATGATGATAACATTGCAGGTACTACTTAAGCTTCCGTTAAGTTTTCAAGCATGGAGGAGAAGTTAAAAGGAGGGTATTGCACAAGCTGCATATAGGAGTTAGCAAAGAGGGTTTAATAGTTTCAGATATTATGACTAACCATATAACAGATGACCGTAAATGCTTATAATCTTTATTACAATGCGCAGGTATAGAAAGAATATTCCTTGATACCTATTTGAGCAACAAGGCTTTATATAATAGCTAATAATAATATTTCATGTTAACCTTAATATTTAGTGGTTAAATCACTTTATAGTTATATTTTATATGTTTAATCAAGAACAATGGAATCAGCTGCTTGCTCAAGACGAGAGAGGGTTGCAAGAAAGAATTAAAACTGCATGTAAGCGTCATACATCTATTGACTTAAAAGGGGCAAAGCTACAATTAATACATATTCAAATGATATCTGAGATTTTGCAGGAGAATAAAACTTTAACTTCTTTAAACTTAGATTCTAACAATATTGATTCCGAAGGTGCAGAAAGCATTGCTAAAGCACTTATAAAAAATAAAACTTTAACTACCTTGCATTTAGGATTGAACAATATAGGTGACAAAGGAGCAAAAAGTATTATTCAAGCTCTTATAGAAAATCAAGCCTTAATTTCTTTGGATATGTCCGGTAATCATATAGGTTGTGATGGGATAAGCAATATTACTGATCTACTGGAAAATAACAAAACTATAACTACTTTAGATTTATATTGTAATAATATAGGCGTTCAAGGTGCAAAGCGTATTGCTCAAGCATTAGAAAATAACAAAACCCTTACTTCCTTAAATATAGGCTTAAATAATATAGGCGATGAAGGAGCGAAAAATATTGCGCAAGGATTAGAAAACAATAAAAACCTCACTTCATTAAATATAAATTATAACAATATAGGTAATAAAGGAGCAAAAAGCATCGCTCACGCACTAGAAAAGAATTATACATTAACTTTTTTAGATCTGTATTTCAATCCTATAGATGATGAAGGAATAAAGAGCATTGCTCAGGCTATTGCCGAAAACAGCTCCTTAACTTTTTTAAACTTAGGTGCAAATAATATACATGATGAAGGAGCAGAAAGTATTATTCAAGCTCTAAAAACCAATAGAACCTTGACTGCTTTAAAGTTAGATTCTAATCACATCGGGTATGAGGAGCAAGCAAAAATAGAGCAAGCGCTGGAAAGAAATATTCACGTTGTCTCATTTTTTCATTATAAAGGGTTCATTGGAGTATTAAAAAAAATGTTATCAAAGTTTGGAATATAGTACTAGACGGAAGACTTGTTAAGCAGAAAAATTGCAAGCTGCGAACATCCTTACCTTTTATTGATGTTAGAAACAATTAGTGGATAACTTACTTCACATTCTTCCTTATCGCAACACCCCTTTTACACCATTCCTTACACTTAACTGAGGTTAAATAAGGTAAGAATGTTAAGTTAATAGTATAAGTAAAAAGTCTAAACTAGTTAGTAAAGATAGTTAAAGTATAGCGAATAATAAATAGCTACTATATGTCGCTAAGTTATGGTTTTAACTGCTTAAAATTAATATTTTACGTCTTGATCTAATTTGATTAATTAACTTAAATAATTTTAAATGATTTAAAGAGGAAGAAAATGAGACAAAGAAACCCCCAGCTAAGAGAGATAGACATAGAGTTGTTAGAAGCAGCCCAAGCAGGTAAATTTGATAAAGTTAAATATCTTCATCGAGTAAAGGGTGCTGATATACATGCTCGTGATTTAGGTAGAGGAGTATTAGTTGAAGCAGCTAAAAGGGGAAATAATGAAGTAATCAATTATGTAATGCAGTCTAAATTCTATCATCCAGAACTTACCATAAAGGATATTGCGAGCTGGGCCCTTAATGCAGCGATATATGAAGGGAAAATTAGATCAGCAGAGTTATTGGTAAAATATTATAAGGTACCGGCAGAATCTAATGCTTTTAGAGCTGCTAATGAAAAAGGCTATATAGACTTATACAGAGCAATGATTGAAGTTAATAGGGAAGTTAATAAAGAAGAACAAAACAAATTAGAGTTCTATTTACTAATGGAGGCTATGGATTGTAATCAAGAGGATATAATAAAGTTATTAGTCAACGATCTTAAAGTAGGAGTTACTATACAAACTTTTGAAAATTATATAAATGAAATGAGCCCAGAGATCATAAAGGTTATTTTAGATAATGGCTTCGATATAAATTCTAAATTAACAAAAGAAAATTTTTTTCCGATTCCTGATTACCAATATAGTATACTACACAAAGTTTTATCTTCTAATAAATTAATTGATTTAGCAGAGTATGTAATAAATAAAGGAGCAGATCTAAACTCACAAGATAGTGAAGGGAACACACCATTACATATTCTAATGAAGAATAACGAAATTGATATTGATAAGAGATTAGAATTAGCAAATTTATTAATTGAAAAAGGAGTGAATGTAAATGCACAGAATAATAAAGGAGATACTCCTTTACATGTATTAGTAAGATGTAAAGAAATATCTTATCCTGATAAAAAAAAGGTAGCAGAATTTTTAATAATAGATTGTAATGCTGAGGTAGATATATTTAATAAGTTAGGGAGTACTCCTTATAGTATGTGTCCTGCTTCTTCATTAAGTAATGATATTATAGAAGCTTTTCTAATAGTTTATGAAAGAAAATTAGAAGAAGAAGAGAGGTTGAAAGAAACACAAGATAATAATCCAAAAGCTAAAAACATCGAAGAGCTAGATA from the Candidatus Jidaibacter acanthamoeba genome contains:
- a CDS encoding ankyrin repeat domain-containing protein; protein product: MRQRNPQLREIDIELLEAAQAGKFDKVKYLHRVKGADIHARDLGRGVLVEAAKRGNNEVINYVMQSKFYHPELTIKDIASWALNAAIYEGKIRSAELLVKYYKVPAESNAFRAANEKGYIDLYRAMIEVNREVNKEEQNKLEFYLLMEAMDCNQEDIIKLLVNDLKVGVTIQTFENYINEMSPEIIKVILDNGFDINSKLTKENFFPIPDYQYSILHKVLSSNKLIDLAEYVINKGADLNSQDSEGNTPLHILMKNNEIDIDKRLELANLLIEKGVNVNAQNNKGDTPLHVLVRCKEISYPDKKKVAEFLIIDCNAEVDIFNKLGSTPYSMCPASSLSNDIIEAFLIVYERKLEEEERLKETQDNNPKAKNIEELDTNCGEENIAKIAEEPSYKATFVDRVEANSTRQGFFPRKELLGNYISDKQIASCNTK